The proteins below come from a single Streptomyces spongiicola genomic window:
- a CDS encoding cytochrome P450 family protein encodes MTLHETPPAMDDVDALPEPVPLTGCPYKSDPYPLYERMREAGPVHRVVFPSGVNAWLVTGYEAAHRALNDERLGKNHDRGNDRWRARASIMPEPQHSQLQVHLLHQDPPKHTRMRRYVTDAFTPRRVESLLPRFRELADALVDALPETGPADLVAGFAAHFPFQVLAEVIGLPAELAARFDRDWGKVVQPVGPTDPARPAYEARLHGLQSYIAEVVAHKRAQRDDDLLSRLVAARDGGELTQEELDSMIFQLLVAGQEPVTNQITTALIALFRHPGALGRLRDDPGLLPQAVEELLRYDSAFELTTWRFFAEDSDLHGTAVPAGDSVIISLCAANRDPRRFDRPDELDLERSPNPHLAFGHGIHFCPGAALARAELRIALGTLLTRLPGLHLAVPDQDIQWIPAVLGRGTNHLPVGYDRRA; translated from the coding sequence ATGACCCTTCACGAGACGCCTCCCGCCATGGACGACGTCGACGCCCTCCCCGAACCGGTGCCGCTGACCGGCTGCCCGTACAAGAGCGACCCCTACCCGCTCTACGAGCGGATGCGCGAGGCCGGACCGGTCCACCGGGTGGTCTTCCCCAGCGGGGTGAACGCCTGGCTGGTCACCGGCTACGAGGCCGCCCACCGGGCCCTCAACGACGAACGCCTCGGCAAGAACCACGACCGGGGCAACGACCGCTGGCGGGCCCGAGCGTCGATCATGCCCGAGCCCCAGCACTCGCAGCTCCAGGTGCACCTGCTCCACCAGGACCCGCCCAAGCACACCCGCATGCGGCGCTACGTCACCGACGCCTTCACCCCGCGCCGTGTCGAGAGCCTGCTGCCGCGCTTCCGGGAACTCGCCGACGCCCTCGTCGACGCCCTGCCCGAGACCGGTCCCGCCGACCTCGTCGCCGGATTCGCCGCGCACTTCCCCTTCCAGGTCCTCGCCGAGGTCATCGGGCTGCCCGCCGAACTGGCCGCCCGCTTCGACCGCGACTGGGGGAAGGTCGTCCAGCCGGTCGGCCCCACCGACCCGGCCCGGCCCGCGTACGAGGCCCGGCTGCACGGCCTGCAGAGCTATATCGCCGAGGTCGTCGCCCACAAGCGCGCGCAACGGGACGACGACCTGCTCAGCCGGCTCGTCGCCGCCCGCGACGGCGGCGAACTGACCCAGGAGGAGCTGGACTCCATGATCTTCCAGCTCCTCGTCGCCGGACAGGAGCCGGTCACCAACCAGATCACCACCGCGCTCATCGCCCTCTTCCGCCACCCCGGCGCACTCGGCCGGCTGCGCGACGACCCCGGTCTGCTGCCCCAGGCCGTCGAGGAACTCCTGCGCTACGACAGCGCCTTCGAACTCACCACCTGGCGCTTCTTCGCCGAGGACAGCGATCTGCACGGCACCGCGGTCCCGGCCGGGGACTCCGTGATCATCTCCCTGTGCGCCGCCAACCGCGACCCCCGGCGTTTCGACAGGCCCGACGAACTCGACCTGGAGCGCAGCCCCAACCCGCATCTGGCCTTCGGGCACGGCATCCACTTCTGCCCCGGTGCCGCACTCGCCCGCGCCGAACTCCGGATCGCCCTGGGCACCCTCCTCACCCGGCTGCCGGGCCTGCATCTCGCCGTCCCGGACCAGGACATCCAGTGGATCCCGGCCGTCCTCGGCCGCGGCACCAACCACCTGCCCGTCGGCTACGACCGGCGCGCCTGA
- a CDS encoding L-tyrosine/L-tryptophan isonitrile synthase family protein: MPLTTAADAQTAHDSHTVERAARTTQTAGTTETTETTETAETAETAESAETTETAKAVGTAVLRLLLPHHRTADHGAAPAEAFPHQLHQIGAFVRRNEPIVLTLPGFPCKSPNPAKVLGHLPDQGERLSLAFLNSLCARIEEIHAPGARVVICSDGHVFGDLIRVPDEHIDAYSDELGRLIDELGLEHLSVFDLRDVLGDLPHSAKRAYVHDRYAPGLDELRAEVRADEHTLALYRGITRFLVDDTADFTGTRSALQRECRRRAYGVIQRSRAWGELIAEHHPGSVRLSIHPQAVGAPKFGIRLLDAPDVWVTPWHSAALHRPDGTWSLMPRARAERLGRLVHHEGRPSHFE, from the coding sequence ATGCCGCTGACGACAGCAGCCGACGCCCAGACCGCCCACGACTCCCATACCGTTGAGCGCGCCGCCCGTACCACTCAGACTGCCGGGACCACTGAGACCACTGAGACCACAGAGACCGCTGAGACTGCCGAGACTGCAGAGAGCGCCGAGACCACGGAGACTGCCAAGGCCGTCGGCACCGCCGTCCTGAGACTGCTGCTGCCCCACCACCGCACGGCCGACCACGGGGCAGCGCCCGCCGAGGCCTTCCCCCACCAGCTCCACCAGATCGGCGCGTTCGTGCGCCGCAACGAACCCATCGTCCTCACCCTGCCCGGCTTCCCCTGCAAGTCGCCGAACCCGGCCAAGGTCCTCGGCCACCTTCCTGACCAGGGAGAACGGCTCTCCCTGGCCTTCCTGAACTCCCTGTGCGCCCGCATCGAGGAGATCCACGCACCCGGGGCCCGCGTCGTCATCTGCTCCGACGGCCATGTCTTCGGCGACCTCATCCGCGTGCCCGACGAGCACATAGACGCCTACTCGGACGAACTCGGCCGGCTGATCGACGAACTCGGCCTGGAACACCTGTCCGTGTTCGACCTCAGGGACGTCCTCGGCGACCTGCCCCATTCGGCGAAACGCGCCTATGTGCACGACCGCTACGCACCCGGCCTCGATGAACTACGGGCCGAGGTCCGCGCCGACGAGCACACCCTGGCGCTCTACCGCGGTATCACCCGCTTCCTCGTGGACGACACCGCCGACTTCACCGGGACCCGCTCCGCCCTCCAGCGCGAATGCCGCCGCCGGGCGTACGGCGTCATCCAGCGCAGCCGCGCCTGGGGGGAGCTGATCGCCGAGCACCATCCGGGTTCGGTACGGCTGTCCATCCACCCCCAGGCCGTCGGGGCGCCCAAGTTCGGTATCCGCCTCCTGGACGCCCCCGACGTATGGGTCACTCCCTGGCACTCCGCGGCTCTGCACCGGCCAGACGGCACATGGAGTCTGATGCCCCGGGCCAGGGCCGAGCGACTCGGGCGGCTGGTGCACCACGAGGGCAGACCGAGCCACTTCGAGTGA
- a CDS encoding DUF1775 domain-containing protein — MPRSTPARTPRRIGVLTTAAFAAVVAGAGPATAHTEVEAPGARALDQNVALTFTAASESDTAGISRLEVILPEGMAPRDITYREGPEGWKFATTSRGYTVSGPKLPVGEDAEYVVTARQLPDVPALHFKTLQTYDDGQVDRWIELEEEKNGEAHGHSHPAPRLALEPAAPGAKPVGSAPEQTPAAAPSTTGPSPAEAAGGPQPEATAAAEAAAGDGAGDGGGIPVAATAGIAAAVLALGGGAWWFRNRRGGTA; from the coding sequence ATGCCCCGTTCGACCCCGGCGCGCACACCGCGCCGTATCGGCGTCCTCACCACCGCGGCGTTCGCGGCGGTCGTCGCCGGCGCGGGGCCCGCCACGGCCCATACGGAGGTCGAGGCGCCCGGAGCCCGAGCCCTCGATCAGAACGTCGCGCTCACCTTCACCGCCGCCTCGGAGTCCGACACCGCCGGGATCAGCAGACTGGAGGTGATCCTCCCCGAGGGCATGGCACCGCGGGACATCACCTACCGGGAAGGGCCCGAGGGCTGGAAGTTCGCCACCACCAGCCGTGGGTACACGGTGTCCGGGCCGAAGCTCCCGGTGGGGGAGGACGCCGAGTACGTCGTGACGGCACGGCAGTTGCCCGACGTCCCGGCCCTGCACTTCAAGACCCTCCAGACCTACGACGACGGGCAGGTCGACCGCTGGATCGAACTGGAGGAGGAGAAGAACGGCGAGGCGCACGGCCACAGCCACCCCGCACCCCGGCTGGCACTGGAGCCCGCCGCACCCGGCGCGAAGCCGGTGGGCTCCGCACCGGAGCAGACGCCGGCGGCGGCCCCGTCCACCACCGGACCCAGCCCGGCCGAGGCCGCGGGCGGACCGCAGCCCGAAGCCACGGCAGCGGCGGAAGCCGCCGCGGGGGACGGCGCGGGGGACGGCGGGGGCATCCCGGTCGCCGCGACGGCCGGAATCGCCGCGGCCGTGCTGGCACTCGGCGGCGGGGCGTGGTGGTTCAGGAACCGCCGGGGTGGAACCGCGTGA
- a CDS encoding DUF5134 domain-containing protein, with protein sequence MIAGNGLRWILTVVFAVPVMYGTWRACAPGTEAGDRVDQAFHVVAGSLMIAMVWPWGTVLPTGPQLIALVAGAAWFLGSAPLRAATGARVAASYAALPHAVMTAAMAWMVAVMGTASPGHGGGTHAHAGAHVPDVSGATLMRLTGAWPRPAAVGLAVLLVAIGLRWLALAFDRTPIVPRGARTAVGGAEGAPAHACHAAMALGMAEMFVLLV encoded by the coding sequence GTGATCGCCGGGAACGGACTGCGCTGGATCCTGACCGTGGTGTTCGCCGTGCCGGTGATGTACGGGACGTGGCGGGCCTGCGCCCCGGGTACCGAGGCCGGGGACCGGGTGGACCAGGCGTTCCACGTCGTGGCGGGATCGCTCATGATCGCTATGGTCTGGCCGTGGGGCACGGTGCTGCCGACCGGCCCCCAGCTCATCGCACTGGTGGCGGGCGCGGCGTGGTTCCTGGGCTCCGCGCCGCTTCGTGCCGCCACGGGCGCCCGGGTCGCGGCGTCGTACGCGGCCCTGCCGCATGCCGTGATGACGGCGGCCATGGCATGGATGGTCGCGGTGATGGGCACCGCGTCCCCGGGGCACGGAGGTGGGACACACGCCCATGCCGGGGCGCACGTGCCGGACGTCTCCGGTGCCACCCTCATGCGGTTGACGGGCGCCTGGCCGAGGCCGGCAGCGGTTGGGCTGGCCGTCCTGCTCGTGGCGATCGGGCTGCGCTGGCTCGCCCTTGCCTTCGACCGGACCCCGATCGTCCCGCGCGGCGCCCGCACCGCGGTGGGCGGCGCTGAGGGCGCGCCGGCCCATGCCTGCCACGCGGCCATGGCGCTGGGCATGGCGGAGATGTTCGTCCTTCTCGTCTGA